A single genomic interval of Oncorhynchus mykiss isolate Arlee chromosome 13, USDA_OmykA_1.1, whole genome shotgun sequence harbors:
- the mfsd13al gene encoding transmembrane protein 180 translates to MTVEKPAAGVRTFGGLNILGHLASLGAHPAAVAYSMTTLGAGMMNSIFSFYYVKLFLNKYKISEGAFHQSQVVYMVWNAVNDPLFGYLQDNSHVPCCSQRRLSILYGAPFYAIAFLLAWFPWREYAPGDWMSGVHLMVALCAFDGMLTFVLLAQCALFAEISGHHQSRLRLIKYNQVASLIGSSSVLFCSLHSQNMDDFPSFQGFTVLVAVLACGCMIYTGLHSESRFDTKGSAQRSNYQGSGQSTLSFSLVTSMTLQILTNRDFQLFVLMNFFQVFMVAFCNNFTMIFAEHLIPPNVLPSLAKSFMYGAGFICPQLVVLSSQSLLHSLGYYKIILLTFYVEAGMAAVMLVLGPHHYYILAFFLTANMVLVQAAFSLFNLPLADIIDSDLQRHKRSSPLSSMVFGTNALFTKPAQSLAPMLVVSILNQFGYENLKDAGRDANPSDLEALHTTMFYLVCVVPMCIAALQVFAWKPFSIRSSHTVDTMYIDG, encoded by the exons ATGACCGTGGAGAAACCAGCCGCAGGTGTTCGCACCTTCGGCGGCCTGAACATCCTAGGGCACCTGGCAAGTCTGGGGGCTCACCCCGCCGCCGTGGCTTACTCCATGACCACCCTGGGAGCAGGCATGATGAACAGCATATTCAGCTTCTACTATGTCAAGCTGTTCCTCAACAAGTACAAGATATCAGAAGGAGCTTTCCATCAGTCACAA GTGGTGTACATGGTGTGGAACGCAGTGAACGACCCTCTGTTCGGCTACCTGCAGGATAACTCCCACGTACCGTGCTGCTCTCAACGTCGTCTCTCCATTCTGTATGGTGCTCCCTTCTATGCAATCGCCTTTCTGCTCGCCTGGTTTCCATGGCGAGAGTACGCCCCCGGCGACTGGATGAGCGGCGTCCACCTGATGGTGGCGTTGTGTGCGTTCGACGGGATGCTGACGTTTGTGTTGCTGGCGCAGTGCGCCCTCTTTGCAGAGATATCAGGCCACCACCAGAGCAGGTTGAGACTCATTAAATACAACCAG gtgGCGTCACTTATAGGTTCCTCCAGTGTTCTATTCTGCAGCCTCCACTCCCAGAACATGGATGACTTCCCATCCTTCCAGGGCTTCACTGTCCTGGTGGCCGTTCTGGCTTGTGGCTGCATGATCTACACAGGCCTACACAGCGAGAGCCGCTTTGACACCAAAGGGTCAGCACAGAGGTCAAACTACCAAGGTTCTGGCCAATCAACTCTTTCCTTCTCCTTGGTGACCTCTATGACCTTGCAGATCCTGACCAATAGGGACTTCCAGCTCTTTGTGCTCATGAACTTCTTTCAG GTCTTCATGGTGGCATTCTGTAATAACTTCACTATGATCTTCGCCGAGCATCTGATACCCCCAAACGTGCTTCCGTCTCTGGCCAAGAGCTTCATGTATGGAGCTGGCTTCATCTGTCCTCAG TTGGTTGTGCTGAGCAGTCAGAGCCTGCTCCACAGCCTAGGCTACTACAAGATCATCCTGCTCACCTTCTACGTGGAGGCTGGCATGGCTGCCGTCATGCTGGTGCTGGGGCCACATCACTACTACATCCTGGCATTCTTCCTGACCGCTAACAT GGTCCTTGTCCAGGCAGCCTTCAGTCTGTTTAACCTGCCTCTGGCTGACATTATCGACTCAGACCTTCAGAGACACAAGCGCAG ctcccccctctcctccatggTGTTTGGGACCAATGCTCTGTTCACTAAACCAGCCCAGTCTCTGGCTCCTATGCTGGTGGTCTCCATCCTAAACCAGTTTGGCTATGAGAACCTGAAGGACGCTGGGAGGGATGCAAACCCCAG